The following proteins are co-located in the Helicobacter acinonychis genome:
- the ilvE gene encoding branched-chain-amino-acid transaminase, with protein sequence MANLENLDWKNLGFSYIKTDFRFIATYKNGSWSQGELVSENVLQISEGSPVLHYGQACFEGLKAYRSQDGKALLFRPLENAKRLQTSCERLLMPKVSEELFLRACTEAIKANMKWLAPYKSGASLYLRPFVIGVGDNLGVKPANEYLFIVFCVPVGAYFKGGIEKGGARFITTTFDRAAPKGTGGVKVGGNYAASLLAHKMALEQGYDDCIYLDPTTHTKIEEVGAANFFGITHDNTFITPHSPSVLPSITRKSLMFLAQEYLGLKVEEKEILIDKLDVFKEAGACGTAAIITPIKEIVHHNKSYFFETPGHVTKRLYDLLLSIQQGEQKAPKDWVLEVN encoded by the coding sequence ATGGCAAATTTAGAAAATTTGGACTGGAAAAATCTGGGCTTTAGCTACATTAAAACGGATTTTCGCTTCATCGCTACTTATAAAAACGGCTCTTGGTCACAGGGCGAGTTAGTCAGCGAAAATGTGTTACAGATTAGTGAAGGCTCTCCGGTCTTGCATTATGGGCAGGCTTGTTTTGAAGGCTTGAAAGCGTATCGCTCTCAAGATGGAAAAGCCCTACTCTTTCGCCCTTTAGAAAACGCCAAACGCTTGCAAACTTCATGCGAAAGATTGCTCATGCCAAAAGTGAGCGAAGAGTTGTTTTTAAGGGCATGCACTGAAGCGATCAAAGCAAACATGAAATGGCTCGCTCCTTACAAAAGCGGGGCGAGTTTGTATTTGCGCCCTTTTGTCATAGGCGTAGGGGATAATTTGGGGGTAAAGCCGGCCAATGAATACCTTTTTATCGTATTTTGTGTGCCTGTGGGGGCGTATTTTAAGGGGGGTATAGAAAAAGGGGGGGCGAGATTTATCACCACGACTTTTGATAGAGCCGCGCCTAAAGGCACAGGGGGGGTGAAAGTGGGGGGGAATTATGCTGCAAGCTTATTGGCCCATAAAATGGCCCTAGAGCAAGGCTATGATGATTGCATTTATTTAGACCCTACCACGCACACTAAAATTGAAGAAGTGGGGGCGGCGAATTTTTTTGGCATCACGCATGATAATACTTTTATCACTCCGCATTCGCCGAGCGTTCTACCAAGCATTACCAGAAAAAGCTTGATGTTTTTGGCTCAAGAATATTTGGGTTTGAAAGTGGAAGAAAAAGAAATTTTGATTGATAAATTAGATGTGTTTAAAGAAGCTGGAGCGTGCGGGACAGCTGCGATCATCACGCCTATTAAAGAAATTGTGCACCACAACAAGTCTTATTTTTTTGAAACGCCAGGTCATGTTACTAAGCGACTCTATGATTTGCTTTTATCCATCCAACAAGGCGAACAAAAAGCCCCTAAAGATTGGGTGCTTGAAGTTAATTAA
- the groES gene encoding co-chaperone GroES, which translates to MKFQPLGERVLVERLEEENKTSSGIIIPDNAKEKPLMGVVKAVSHKISEGCKCVKEGDVIAFGKYKGTEIVLDGTEYMVLELEDILGIVNAGSCCHANSHDHKDHKHAEACCHDHKKH; encoded by the coding sequence ATGAAGTTTCAGCCATTAGGAGAAAGGGTCTTAGTAGAAAGACTTGAAGAAGAGAACAAAACTAGTTCAGGCATCATTATCCCTGATAACGCTAAAGAAAAGCCTTTAATGGGCGTAGTCAAAGCGGTTAGCCATAAGATCAGTGAAGGTTGCAAATGCGTTAAAGAGGGCGATGTGATCGCTTTTGGCAAATACAAAGGTACAGAGATCGTTTTAGACGGCACCGAATACATGGTGTTGGAGCTAGAAGACATTTTGGGCATCGTGAATGCAGGATCTTGTTGCCATGCCAATAGTCATGATCATAAAGATCACAAGCATGCTGAAGCTTGCTGTCACGATCACAAAAAACACTAA
- the dnaG gene encoding DNA primase produces MILKSSVDRLLQVADIVEVISSYVDLRKTGSNYMACCPFHDERSASFSVNQAKGFYHCFGCGASGDSIQFVMEFEKLSFVEALEKLAHRFNVTLEYDKGVYYDYKEDYHLLEMVSSLYQEELFNAPFFLDYLQKRGLNIESIRAFKLGLCVNRIYHGIENKGLNKDKLIELGVLGKNDNNQKTYLRFLDRIMFPIYNPSAQVVGFGGRTLKEKGAKYINSPQSKLFDKSSLLYGYHLAKESIYKQKQVIVTEGYLDVILLHQAGFKNAIATLGTALTPSHLPLLKKGEPEIFLSYDGDKAGRNAAYKASLMLAKEQRKGGVILFENNLDPADMIANNQIETLKNWLSHPIAFIEFVLRHMASSYVLDDPLEKDKALKEMLGFLKNFSLLLQSEYKPLIATLLQVPSHVLGIKERSSFQPFYSKTEKSNYSQKFVHVSNTLSLEFLEKLVIRYLLEDRSLLDLAVGYIHSGVFLHKKQEFDALCQEKLDDPKLVALLLDANLPLKKGGFEKELRLLILRYFERQLKEIPKSPLSFSEKMIALKKVRQAIIKLKQGELVAI; encoded by the coding sequence ATGATCCTTAAAAGTTCCGTTGATCGCCTTTTACAAGTTGCAGATATTGTAGAAGTCATTAGTTCTTATGTGGATTTAAGAAAAACGGGTTCTAATTACATGGCTTGTTGCCCTTTCCATGATGAAAGGAGTGCGAGTTTTAGCGTCAATCAAGCTAAAGGGTTTTACCATTGTTTTGGGTGTGGGGCGAGTGGGGATAGCATTCAATTTGTGATGGAGTTTGAAAAGCTTTCGTTTGTGGAAGCGCTTGAGAAACTAGCCCACCGATTCAATGTGACTTTAGAATATGATAAAGGCGTTTATTACGATTATAAAGAAGATTACCACCTTTTAGAAATGGTGAGCTCGTTGTATCAAGAAGAGCTTTTTAACGCCCCCTTTTTTTTAGATTATTTGCAAAAAAGAGGGCTTAATATAGAGAGTATCAGAGCGTTTAAATTAGGGTTATGCGTAAATAGAATTTATCATGGCATTGAAAATAAAGGCTTGAATAAGGACAAGCTCATTGAATTAGGCGTGTTAGGAAAAAACGATAACAATCAGAAAACCTATTTACGCTTTTTAGATCGCATTATGTTCCCTATTTATAACCCTAGCGCTCAAGTGGTGGGTTTTGGAGGGCGCACCTTAAAAGAAAAAGGAGCCAAATATATCAATTCGCCCCAAAGCAAGCTTTTTGATAAATCCAGTTTGCTTTATGGCTATCATTTGGCTAAAGAAAGCATCTATAAACAAAAACAAGTCATTGTAACAGAGGGGTATTTAGATGTGATTTTATTGCACCAAGCGGGTTTTAAAAATGCCATAGCCACGCTTGGGACGGCCTTAACACCATCGCATTTGCCCTTGCTTAAAAAAGGCGAGCCAGAGATTTTTTTGAGCTATGATGGGGATAAAGCAGGGAGGAATGCGGCGTATAAAGCGAGCTTGATGTTGGCTAAAGAGCAAAGAAAAGGGGGAGTGATCTTATTTGAAAACAACCTAGATCCAGCGGATATGATCGCTAATAACCAGATTGAAACCTTAAAAAATTGGTTATCGCACCCCATAGCTTTTATTGAATTTGTTTTAAGGCATATGGCGAGTTCTTATGTTTTGGATGACCCTTTAGAAAAAGATAAGGCTCTTAAAGAAATGTTAGGGTTTTTGAAAAACTTTTCCTTGCTTTTACAAAGCGAATACAAGCCCTTAATCGCTACGCTTTTACAAGTGCCTTCGCATGTTTTAGGGATCAAAGAGCGCTCATCTTTCCAACCTTTTTATTCAAAAACAGAAAAATCTAATTATTCTCAAAAGTTTGTGCATGTTTCTAACACGCTCAGTTTGGAATTTTTAGAAAAATTGGTGATCCGCTATCTTTTAGAAGACAGGAGTTTATTAGATTTGGCGGTGGGTTATATCCATAGTGGGGTATTCTTGCATAAAAAACAAGAATTTGACGCTTTGTGTCAAGAAAAATTAGATGACCCTAAATTAGTTGCGTTATTATTAGATGCGAATTTACCCCTAAAAAAAGGGGGGTTTGAAAAGGAATTGCGTTTGTTGATTTTACGCTATTTTGAACGGCAACTCAAAGAAATCCCTAAAAGCCCGCTTTCTTTTAGCGAAAAAATGATCGCTTTAAAAAAGGTCCGCCAAGCCATCATTAAATTAAAACAAGGAGAATTAGTCGCCATATGA
- a CDS encoding outer membrane protein produces the protein MLKRVVLLGALSVAASAEENAAFVGANYQVGMIQNQTKMVNELGVQKPLMKFPPFAGAGAQVGYKQFFGKKKWFGMRYYGFFDYTHDRFGVMTKGIPVGASGFIYNSFSFGGTTLTERDSYRGQYYVNLFTYGAGLDTLWNFVNKENMVFGFVVGIQVAGDSWATTISKEIASYAKHHSNSSYSPANFQFLWKFGIRTHIAKYNSLELGIKVPTITHRLFSITNEKGYTLQADVRRVYAFQVSYLRDF, from the coding sequence ATGTTAAAAAGAGTTGTGTTATTAGGAGCTTTGAGCGTTGCAGCGAGCGCTGAAGAGAACGCTGCGTTTGTAGGGGCTAATTACCAAGTCGGTATGATACAAAATCAAACTAAAATGGTGAATGAACTTGGCGTCCAAAAGCCTTTAATGAAGTTTCCGCCTTTTGCAGGAGCGGGTGCTCAAGTGGGTTACAAGCAATTTTTTGGCAAGAAAAAGTGGTTTGGCATGCGTTATTATGGGTTTTTTGACTACACGCATGATCGTTTTGGCGTGATGACAAAGGGTATTCCGGTTGGTGCTAGCGGGTTTATTTATAATAGTTTTAGTTTTGGTGGGACGACTTTAACCGAAAGGGATTCCTATCGAGGGCAATATTATGTCAATTTATTCACTTATGGTGCAGGATTGGATACGCTGTGGAATTTTGTGAATAAAGAGAACATGGTTTTTGGCTTTGTGGTAGGAATCCAAGTAGCTGGGGATAGTTGGGCAACGACTATCAGTAAAGAGATTGCAAGCTATGCAAAGCACCATAGCAATTCTAGCTATAGTCCGGCCAATTTCCAATTTTTATGGAAGTTTGGGATCCGCACCCATATCGCTAAATACAATAGCCTAGAATTAGGGATTAAAGTGCCCACCATTACGCACCGGCTTTTTTCCATTACAAATGAAAAAGGATATACCTTACAAGCGGATGTGCGCAGAGTGTATGCATTCCAAGTCAGCTATTTGAGAGATTTTTAA
- the groL gene encoding chaperonin GroEL (60 kDa chaperone family; promotes refolding of misfolded polypeptides especially under stressful conditions; forms two stacked rings of heptamers to form a barrel-shaped 14mer; ends can be capped by GroES; misfolded proteins enter the barrel where they are refolded when GroES binds) has protein sequence MAKEIKFSDSARNLLFEGVRQLHDAVKVTMGPKGRNVLIQKSYGAPSITKDGVSVAKEIELSCPVANMGAQLVKEVASKTADAAGDGTTTATVLAYSIFKEGLRNITAGANPIEVKRGMDKAAEAIINELKKSSKKVGGKEEITQVATISANSDHNIGKLIADAMEKVGKDGVITVEEAKGIEDELDVVEGMQFDRGYLSPYFVTNAEKMTAQLDNAYILLTDKKISSMKDILPLLEKTMKEGKPLLIIAEDIEGEALTTLVVNKLRGVLNIAAVKAPGFGDRRKEMLKDIAVLTGGQVISEELGLTLENAEVEFLGKAGRIVIDKDNTTIVDGKGHSHDVKDRVAQIKTQIASTTSDYDKEKLQERLAKLSGGVAVIKVGAASEVEMKEKKDRVDDALSATKAAVEEGIVIGGGAALIRAAQKVHLHLNGDEKVGYEIIMRAIKAPLAQIAINAGYDGGVVVNEVQKHEGHFGFNASNGEYVDMFKEGIIDPLKVERIALQNAVSVSSLLLTTEATVHEIKEEKATPAMPDMGGMGGMGGMGGMM, from the coding sequence ATGGCAAAAGAAATTAAATTTTCAGATAGTGCAAGAAACCTTTTATTTGAAGGCGTGAGACAACTCCATGACGCTGTCAAAGTAACCATGGGGCCAAAAGGCAGAAATGTGTTGATCCAAAAAAGCTATGGCGCTCCAAGCATCACAAAAGATGGCGTGAGCGTGGCTAAAGAGATTGAATTAAGCTGTCCGGTCGCTAACATGGGTGCTCAATTAGTCAAAGAAGTGGCGAGTAAAACCGCTGATGCAGCCGGTGATGGCACGACCACAGCGACCGTGCTGGCTTATAGCATTTTTAAAGAGGGTTTAAGGAATATCACCGCTGGGGCTAACCCTATTGAAGTGAAAAGAGGCATGGACAAAGCCGCTGAAGCGATCATTAATGAGCTTAAAAAGTCTAGCAAAAAAGTGGGTGGTAAAGAAGAAATCACTCAAGTAGCGACCATTTCTGCCAACTCCGATCACAATATTGGGAAACTCATCGCTGACGCTATGGAAAAAGTGGGTAAAGACGGCGTGATCACCGTTGAAGAGGCTAAGGGCATTGAAGATGAATTGGATGTGGTAGAAGGCATGCAATTTGATAGAGGCTATCTCTCCCCTTATTTTGTAACGAATGCTGAGAAAATGACCGCTCAATTAGATAACGCTTACATTCTTTTGACGGATAAAAAAATCTCTAGCATGAAAGACATTCTCCCCCTATTGGAAAAAACCATGAAAGAGGGCAAACCGCTTTTAATCATCGCTGAAGACATTGAAGGCGAAGCTTTAACAACTTTAGTGGTGAATAAATTAAGAGGCGTGTTGAATATCGCAGCGGTTAAAGCTCCAGGCTTTGGGGACAGAAGAAAAGAAATGCTAAAAGACATCGCTGTTTTAACCGGTGGCCAAGTCATCAGCGAAGAATTAGGCTTGACTTTAGAAAACGCTGAAGTGGAGTTTTTAGGCAAAGCCGGAAGGATTGTGATTGACAAAGACAACACCACGATCGTAGATGGCAAAGGTCATAGTCATGATGTCAAAGACAGAGTCGCTCAAATCAAAACCCAAATTGCAAGCACGACAAGCGATTATGACAAAGAAAAATTGCAAGAAAGATTGGCTAAACTCTCTGGCGGTGTGGCTGTGATCAAAGTGGGTGCCGCGAGTGAAGTGGAAATGAAAGAGAAAAAAGATAGAGTGGATGATGCGTTAAGTGCGACTAAAGCGGCTGTTGAGGAAGGCATTGTGATTGGTGGCGGTGCGGCTCTCATTCGTGCGGCTCAAAAAGTGCATTTGCATTTGAACGGTGATGAAAAAGTGGGCTATGAAATCATCATGCGTGCCATTAAAGCCCCACTGGCTCAAATCGCTATTAACGCCGGTTATGATGGCGGTGTGGTGGTGAATGAAGTGCAAAAACACGAAGGGCATTTTGGCTTTAACGCTAGTAATGGCGAATATGTGGATATGTTTAAAGAGGGCATTATTGACCCCTTAAAAGTAGAAAGGATCGCCTTACAAAATGCGGTTTCTGTTTCAAGCTTGCTTTTAACCACAGAAGCCACCGTGCATGAAATCAAAGAAGAAAAAGCGACCCCAGCAATGCCTGATATGGGTGGCATGGGCGGTATGGGAGGCATGGGAGGCATGATGTAA
- a CDS encoding MnmA/TRMU family protein, with translation MKKIKALALFSGGLDSLLSMKLLIDQGIEVTALHFNIGFGGNKDKREYFENATAQIGAKLLVCDIREQFFNDVLFKPKYGYGKYFNPCIDCHANMFRNAFYKMLELNADFVLSGEVLGQRPKSQRKEALDQVRKLVRAVGEEVRFDGILDRTQESNEKAQFLDELLLRPMSAKLLEPTFMEKKGWVDREKLLDVNGRGRARQLQMVKDYGLKYYEKPGGGCLLTDIQVSNKIKNLKEYREMVFEDSVIVKIGRYFVLPNNARLVVARNEEENHKLDIQHPLMDKIELLGCKGPLSLVDKNASKEDKELAGRIALGYAKTSTEQAYLIQIGNEKRELHPLDKESAREYLFT, from the coding sequence ATGAAAAAGATTAAAGCTTTAGCCTTATTTAGTGGGGGGCTAGATAGTTTGTTATCCATGAAATTACTCATTGATCAAGGCATTGAAGTAACCGCCTTACACTTTAATATAGGGTTTGGGGGGAATAAGGATAAAAGAGAGTATTTTGAAAACGCCACCGCACAAATCGGGGCTAAACTCTTAGTGTGTGATATTAGAGAGCAATTTTTTAACGATGTGTTGTTCAAGCCAAAATACGGCTATGGGAAATATTTCAACCCTTGTATAGACTGCCATGCCAACATGTTTAGAAACGCGTTTTATAAAATGCTTGAACTAAACGCAGATTTTGTTTTGAGCGGGGAAGTGTTAGGGCAACGCCCTAAATCTCAAAGAAAAGAAGCATTAGATCAGGTGAGAAAATTGGTTAGAGCGGTGGGCGAAGAGGTGCGTTTTGATGGGATTTTAGACAGAACGCAAGAAAGTAATGAAAAAGCGCAATTTTTAGATGAATTGTTACTAAGACCCATGAGCGCTAAACTCTTAGAGCCTACTTTTATGGAAAAAAAGGGTTGGGTTGATAGAGAAAAGCTTTTAGATGTGAATGGTAGGGGGCGTGCTAGGCAATTACAAATGGTTAAAGATTATGGTTTGAAATATTACGAAAAGCCGGGTGGGGGGTGCTTGCTTACGGATATTCAAGTGAGTAATAAGATTAAGAATTTAAAAGAATACAGAGAAATGGTGTTTGAAGACAGCGTGATTGTCAAAATCGGGCGCTATTTTGTCTTACCCAATAACGCCCGCTTGGTGGTGGCAAGGAATGAAGAGGAAAATCATAAACTAGACATTCAGCACCCCTTAATGGATAAAATTGAATTGTTAGGTTGTAAAGGTCCTTTGAGTTTGGTGGATAAAAATGCGAGTAAAGAAGATAAAGAATTAGCTGGTCGTATCGCTTTAGGGTATGCTAAAACTTCAACAGAACAAGCTTATCTCATTCAAATAGGGAATGAAAAACGCGAGCTTCACCCTTTGGATAAAGAGAGCGCTAGGGAGTATTTATTCACTTAA